One Burkholderia sp. PAMC 26561 genomic window carries:
- a CDS encoding glucose/quinate/shikimate family membrane-bound PQQ-dependent dehydrogenase, translating to MNTNSPAARSPVASSPIVKWLTIAFLLLSGIYLVAMGIWLIAIGGSPYYVIAGLFMLAVAYLVWRRSTSALYLYALLLFGTLIWAVIEAGFDFWALAPRLDVLVIAGVWLLLPFTYRLFATPVKKGGLTLAAAVVLSGIALAYAAFNDPQEINGTVQAQADSAPAAAASRPGDWLAYGNTQAGTRYSPLTQINSKNTGTLKEAWTFRTGDMKGPNDPVEITNEVTPLAVDGTLFFCTPHQIAIALDGATGKEKWRFNPDLKPDPSFQHVTCRGVSYHETAAASQARETSSAAALPACSRRIILPVNDGRLFELDAATGQRCATFAENGVLDLQHLQPVKTPGQYEPTSPPIITSKVIVVAGAVTDNYGTREPSGVIRGFDVDTGKLLWAFDPGASNPNAIPGDQHSYTMNSPNSWAPSAYDPKLDLIYLPMGVTTPDIWGGHRTPDQERYASGLLALNATTGKLAWFYQTVHHDLWDMDLPAQPTIADIKDSSGNIIPAIYAPAKTGNIFVLDRRTGKLIVPAPEQPVPQGAATGDHVSPTQPFSDLTFRPKKNLTGADMWGATMFDQLVCRVMFHRLRYEGPFTPPSEQGTLVFPGNLGMFEWGGLAIDTDRRIAIANPIALPFVSRLIPRGPKNPIEPPASGQSGTGTETGVQPQYGVPFGVTLNPFLSPLGLPCKQPAWGYVSAVDLGTNAVIWKKRIGTTRDSSPIPIPFKMGMPMLGGPVTTAGHVFFIGATADNYLRAFNTDTGEQLWEARLPAGGQATPMTYEAGGKQYVVIAAGGHGSFGTKLGDYVMAYALPDKQ from the coding sequence ATGAACACGAACTCTCCGGCAGCGCGATCCCCTGTCGCGTCATCTCCCATCGTAAAGTGGCTCACCATTGCGTTTTTGTTGCTGTCGGGGATTTACCTCGTGGCAATGGGTATCTGGCTGATCGCAATCGGAGGGTCGCCTTATTACGTGATCGCCGGACTTTTCATGCTGGCGGTCGCTTATCTCGTCTGGCGACGAAGCACATCGGCGCTTTATCTTTATGCGCTGCTGCTCTTTGGCACATTGATATGGGCGGTCATCGAGGCGGGGTTCGACTTTTGGGCGCTGGCGCCGCGCCTGGACGTACTGGTTATCGCCGGCGTCTGGCTGTTGCTTCCATTCACCTATCGCCTGTTTGCGACGCCCGTAAAGAAAGGCGGCCTGACGCTCGCTGCAGCGGTGGTGCTTAGCGGCATCGCCCTTGCATATGCCGCGTTCAACGATCCGCAGGAAATCAACGGCACCGTGCAGGCGCAGGCAGACAGCGCGCCGGCAGCGGCCGCCTCCCGGCCGGGCGATTGGCTCGCCTACGGCAATACGCAAGCTGGAACGCGATATTCGCCGCTCACGCAGATCAACAGCAAGAACACGGGCACCTTGAAAGAGGCCTGGACGTTTCGCACCGGCGACATGAAAGGGCCGAACGATCCGGTCGAGATAACCAACGAAGTAACTCCGCTGGCAGTCGATGGAACGCTGTTCTTCTGCACGCCGCATCAGATTGCGATCGCGCTGGATGGAGCGACAGGCAAGGAGAAATGGCGTTTCAACCCGGACCTCAAGCCTGATCCCAGCTTCCAGCACGTAACATGCAGAGGCGTCTCCTACCACGAGACCGCCGCCGCATCGCAGGCGCGCGAGACCAGCAGCGCAGCGGCCCTGCCCGCGTGCTCGCGCCGGATCATCCTCCCGGTGAACGATGGCCGCCTGTTCGAACTCGATGCCGCCACCGGTCAGCGCTGTGCCACCTTCGCCGAAAACGGCGTGCTCGATCTGCAGCATCTGCAGCCGGTCAAGACCCCTGGTCAGTATGAGCCCACGTCGCCGCCGATCATTACATCGAAGGTCATCGTCGTTGCGGGTGCCGTCACCGACAACTATGGAACGCGCGAGCCGTCCGGCGTGATACGCGGATTCGATGTGGACACGGGCAAACTTCTTTGGGCGTTCGATCCCGGCGCGTCCAACCCCAACGCAATTCCTGGCGACCAGCATAGTTACACGATGAACTCGCCAAACTCATGGGCTCCCTCAGCCTACGATCCGAAACTCGATCTCATCTATCTGCCGATGGGCGTAACGACTCCCGACATCTGGGGCGGCCATCGCACGCCCGATCAGGAGCGCTACGCGAGCGGACTGCTTGCGCTGAATGCAACGACAGGCAAGCTTGCCTGGTTCTATCAAACCGTCCACCACGACTTGTGGGACATGGACCTGCCGGCGCAGCCGACCATCGCCGATATCAAGGACAGCAGCGGCAACATCATCCCCGCGATCTATGCGCCGGCCAAGACGGGCAACATCTTCGTGCTCGACCGGCGCACCGGCAAGCTGATCGTGCCCGCACCCGAGCAACCGGTGCCGCAAGGCGCGGCTACGGGTGATCACGTGTCGCCGACCCAGCCATTCTCCGATCTCACGTTCAGGCCGAAGAAGAACCTGACCGGCGCGGACATGTGGGGCGCGACGATGTTCGACCAACTCGTGTGCCGCGTGATGTTCCATCGTTTGCGTTATGAAGGACCGTTCACGCCGCCTTCTGAGCAAGGAACGCTGGTGTTTCCTGGGAATCTCGGCATGTTCGAGTGGGGCGGACTTGCCATCGATACAGACCGGCGCATCGCTATCGCCAATCCGATCGCGCTGCCTTTCGTCTCGCGGCTCATTCCACGCGGGCCTAAAAATCCGATAGAGCCTCCCGCCTCCGGCCAGAGTGGTACGGGCACCGAAACCGGCGTCCAGCCGCAATATGGCGTGCCGTTTGGAGTGACGCTGAACCCGTTCCTGTCACCGTTGGGATTGCCGTGCAAGCAACCTGCGTGGGGTTATGTATCGGCGGTCGATCTGGGCACGAATGCGGTGATCTGGAAGAAGCGCATCGGCACGACGCGTGACAGCTCGCCCATCCCGATCCCGTTCAAGATGGGCATGCCGATGCTCGGCGGTCCAGTCACGACGGCGGGTCACGTGTTCTTTATCGGGGCGACTGCGGACAACTATCTGCGCGCGTTCAATACCGATACCGGCGAGCAGCTATGGGAAGCTCGCCTGCCTGCGGGAGGCCAGGCGACGCCGATGACGTATGAGGCCGGTGGTAAGCAGTACGTGGTCATCGCGGCAGGTGGTCATGGGTCGTTCGGGACCAAGCTGGGCGATTACGTGATGGCTTATGCGTTGCCGGATAAGCAGTGA
- a CDS encoding GNAT family N-acetyltransferase, with protein sequence MHPLDNPAWNALTTLQRSVSSGNELARRFEPSISPIAAVMNSADPACWSALAEVVGAGSLVGVFAIDKDAPPEDWTVDWRYTFAQMTCTRASFKAPARAAAHPSMRVLTLADGNAMVELAALAQPGPMEARTVTLGRYLGIFDDDDKLIAMAGERMRLDGATEVSGVCTHPEHRGKRYAQLLSAAITETILERGDTAFLHVRDGNTGAASVYEKLGFGVRAVFDIAAVTKR encoded by the coding sequence GTGCATCCTCTCGACAATCCGGCGTGGAACGCGCTCACCACCTTGCAACGCTCGGTCAGCTCGGGCAATGAATTGGCTCGCCGCTTCGAACCGTCCATATCGCCCATCGCAGCGGTCATGAATTCCGCCGATCCGGCTTGCTGGAGCGCACTGGCCGAAGTTGTAGGCGCCGGTTCGCTGGTTGGCGTTTTCGCCATCGACAAGGACGCGCCGCCCGAAGACTGGACTGTCGACTGGCGCTACACCTTCGCGCAGATGACATGCACGAGGGCGAGTTTCAAGGCACCCGCACGCGCGGCTGCTCACCCGTCAATGCGCGTACTCACCCTCGCCGATGGCAACGCCATGGTCGAACTCGCGGCGCTCGCACAGCCCGGCCCGATGGAAGCTCGAACGGTCACACTAGGCCGGTATCTCGGCATTTTCGATGACGACGACAAGCTCATTGCAATGGCTGGGGAGCGGATGCGGCTCGACGGCGCAACCGAGGTAAGCGGCGTATGCACGCATCCTGAGCATCGAGGCAAGCGCTATGCGCAGCTACTGAGCGCGGCAATCACGGAGACCATCCTCGAGCGTGGCGACACCGCGTTTCTTCACGTGAGAGACGGAAACACCGGCGCAGCCAGCGTGTATGAAAAGCTCGGATTCGGAGTCCGTGCCGTGTTCGATATTGCCGCAGTCACGAAGCGCTAG
- a CDS encoding energy transducer TonB, whose product MNVLLDGPRFRLSIALLIAVAAWMILLTHVMSRLSQPSPQSPVQEPPPVEMRLVEITPPAVLEPAPAHNEPSAKPLHARPSPAPIHAREPRVTRLPAIEHAIDKTEAPPHSEEPAPSPPAPESDKSAAPASSTARVINQPMPSLPDDLREDAFQAVAIARFDVHADGSVDVELSKPTSNPRLNALLLDALRKWRFFPAMQDGHAVESHQDVRVHFNIS is encoded by the coding sequence TTGAACGTTCTGCTCGATGGTCCGCGCTTCAGGTTGAGCATTGCGCTTCTGATCGCGGTCGCTGCGTGGATGATCCTGCTGACTCATGTCATGAGCCGATTGTCGCAGCCGTCGCCGCAAAGTCCTGTGCAAGAGCCGCCACCCGTGGAGATGCGTCTTGTCGAAATCACGCCGCCTGCTGTGCTTGAGCCCGCGCCTGCCCACAACGAACCCTCAGCGAAACCCCTTCATGCACGGCCGAGTCCAGCGCCAATTCACGCGAGAGAGCCGCGCGTGACACGCTTGCCGGCGATCGAACACGCCATCGACAAGACTGAAGCGCCTCCACATTCCGAGGAACCCGCGCCGTCACCGCCGGCACCGGAGAGCGATAAGTCCGCAGCCCCCGCAAGCTCCACCGCGCGGGTCATCAATCAGCCCATGCCCTCTCTTCCCGATGATCTTCGCGAAGACGCCTTTCAAGCTGTGGCGATCGCCCGTTTCGATGTCCATGCGGACGGAAGCGTGGACGTCGAACTATCGAAACCGACGTCCAATCCGCGCCTGAACGCGTTACTGCTGGACGCACTGCGTAAGTGGCGTTTCTTCCCCGCGATGCAGGACGGCCATGCGGTCGAAAGCCATCAGGATGTTCGCGTTCATTTCAACATCAGCTGA
- a CDS encoding MotA/TolQ/ExbB proton channel family protein, which translates to MQDWGGMLAAVRVGGWVVYPLTLLAVLAMAITIDRAYVFARFHAFRRLDAMFVTQPGTPLWLHETRAQSLATRIERDMSRGFWLLETIVTAAPLLGLLGTIVGMMHSFQLFGGSGLVNPGAVTGGVAQSLVATAIGLIVALFALFAFNYFSRRLERLMDDLEVFANERLSELRLGAENTVANASDVP; encoded by the coding sequence ATGCAGGATTGGGGAGGAATGCTTGCTGCCGTGCGAGTAGGCGGATGGGTCGTCTATCCGCTGACGCTGCTTGCGGTGCTGGCAATGGCGATAACCATAGACCGCGCTTATGTCTTTGCGCGCTTTCACGCCTTCAGGCGCCTCGACGCGATGTTCGTCACTCAACCCGGCACGCCGTTATGGCTGCACGAAACGCGGGCGCAGTCTCTGGCAACGCGCATCGAGCGCGACATGAGTCGGGGTTTCTGGCTGCTCGAGACGATCGTCACCGCTGCGCCATTGCTGGGGTTGCTCGGAACCATCGTGGGAATGATGCATTCCTTCCAGCTCTTTGGAGGCAGCGGACTCGTGAATCCCGGCGCAGTGACTGGCGGTGTCGCGCAGTCGCTGGTGGCGACGGCGATCGGGTTGATCGTTGCGTTGTTCGCGCTCTTCGCATTCAACTACTTTTCGCGACGCCTCGAGCGGTTGATGGATGACCTCGAGGTTTTCGCCAACGAGCGCCTCAGTGAACTACGCCTCGGAGCTGAAAATACAGTAGCAAATGCGAGCGATGTTCCATGA
- the guaA gene encoding glutamine-hydrolyzing GMP synthase has product MHDKILILDFGSQVTQLIARRIRESHVYSEIHPYDVDEAFIREFAPKGIILSGGPNSVTELNSPRAPQVVFDLGVPVLGICYGMQTMAEQLGGKVELGNVREFGYAEVRAHNHTSFLNGIEDFQTAEGHGMLKVWMSHGDKVADMPLGFKLMASTPACPIAAMADDERHFYGLQWHPEVTHTVQGRAMLDRFVLELCAARPDWEMGHYIDEAVEKIRAQVGDEHVILGLSGGVDSSVAAALLHRAIGAQLTCVFVDHGLLRLNEAEQVMTTFADHLGVKVIHVDASEVFLSKLAGVNDPEAKRKIIGAEFVEVFQTEANKLKDAKWLAQGTIYPDVIESAGKGKKGHTIKSHHNVGGLPETLNLKLLEPLRELFKDEVRELGVKLGLPPAMVYRHPFPGPGLGVRILGEVKREFADLLRHADAIFIETLRNTFDKESGKSWYELTSQAFAVFLPVKSVGVMGDGRTYEYVVALRAVQTLDFMTAQWAHLPHELLGHVSNRIINEVRGINRVVYDISGKPPATIEWE; this is encoded by the coding sequence ATGCACGACAAGATCCTGATTCTCGATTTCGGCTCCCAAGTCACCCAACTGATTGCGCGGCGCATCCGCGAATCGCACGTGTATTCGGAGATCCATCCGTACGACGTCGATGAAGCGTTCATTCGCGAGTTCGCGCCGAAGGGCATCATCTTGTCGGGCGGACCCAACTCTGTGACCGAGCTGAATTCGCCGCGCGCCCCGCAAGTCGTGTTCGATCTCGGTGTGCCGGTCCTCGGCATTTGCTACGGCATGCAGACCATGGCCGAACAGCTCGGCGGCAAGGTCGAACTCGGCAATGTCCGCGAATTCGGCTATGCGGAAGTGCGCGCGCATAACCATACGAGTTTCCTGAACGGCATCGAAGATTTCCAGACGGCCGAAGGTCACGGCATGCTCAAAGTGTGGATGAGTCACGGCGACAAGGTGGCCGACATGCCTTTGGGATTCAAGCTGATGGCATCGACGCCGGCTTGCCCGATCGCCGCCATGGCCGACGACGAGCGCCATTTCTACGGCCTGCAGTGGCATCCCGAAGTCACGCATACAGTGCAGGGCCGCGCGATGCTCGATCGCTTCGTGCTGGAACTGTGCGCAGCGCGGCCGGATTGGGAGATGGGTCATTACATCGATGAAGCCGTCGAGAAGATCCGCGCCCAGGTCGGCGACGAACACGTGATCCTCGGGTTGTCGGGCGGCGTGGATTCGTCGGTGGCCGCGGCGCTGTTGCATCGCGCGATTGGCGCGCAACTGACGTGCGTGTTCGTCGATCACGGCTTGTTGCGGTTGAACGAGGCCGAGCAGGTCATGACGACGTTCGCCGATCACCTTGGCGTGAAGGTGATTCACGTCGATGCCAGCGAAGTGTTCTTGTCGAAGCTTGCCGGTGTCAACGATCCCGAAGCGAAGCGGAAGATCATTGGTGCTGAGTTCGTGGAAGTGTTCCAGACGGAAGCAAACAAGCTGAAAGATGCAAAGTGGCTCGCGCAGGGGACGATTTATCCCGACGTGATCGAGTCGGCGGGCAAGGGCAAGAAGGGTCACACGATCAAGAGCCATCACAACGTGGGTGGTTTGCCGGAGACGTTGAACCTGAAGCTGCTGGAGCCGTTGCGCGAGTTGTTCAAGGATGAGGTGCGCGAGCTGGGCGTGAAGCTTGGACTGCCGCCAGCGATGGTTTATCGGCATCCGTTCCCGGGTCCGGGGCTGGGTGTGCGGATTCTTGGCGAAGTGAAGCGCGAGTTCGCGGATCTGTTGCGTCACGCGGATGCGATTTTTATCGAAACGTTGAGGAATACGTTCGATAAGGAATCGGGCAAGTCATGGTATGAGCTGACGAGCCAGGCTTTCGCGGTGTTCCTGCCGGTGAAAAGTGTCGGCGTGATGGGCGATGGGCGGACCTATGAGTATGTGGTCGCCTTGCGCGCCGTGCAGACGCTGGACTTCATGACCGCGCAATGGGCGCATCTGCCTCATGAGCTGCTCGGGCATGTTTCGAACCGGATCATCAATGAGGTTCGCGGGATCAATCGCGTTGTTTATGATATTTCGGGGAAACCGCCGGCGACGATTGAGTGGGAGTGA
- a CDS encoding NAD(P)/FAD-dependent oxidoreductase, which translates to MTFENGTHTGTPIRTDVLIVGAGPVGLFAAFEAGVVGLSCQIVDTLGRIGGQCIELYPDKPIYDIPAVPSCTARELVDRLMEQCRPFDPPIHLNQRVETVDQRDDGRWTVTTGQGLVFDTAAIMLAAGNGAFVPQRLALPEATPLENEFVHYSVRSLADFADKTVVVAGGGDSALDWALALRKLARRVVLVHRRNGFSAVASSVDQMRRAVDAGEMEFMVGSIAGLQMLDDKLASIEIRQIGGAAQIDADHLVVLYGLVADLGPIAKWGIEIAGGRVNVDTSNYESSRPGIFAVGDIANYPNKQKLILSGFHEASLALRKAYTYAYPDKKRTHVHSSYDAGLAERITSSAAHDDNAAWPRIS; encoded by the coding sequence ATGACGTTCGAGAACGGCACCCATACCGGTACCCCGATCCGCACCGATGTCCTGATTGTCGGTGCCGGTCCCGTTGGACTTTTTGCGGCGTTCGAGGCGGGCGTCGTCGGTTTGTCGTGCCAGATCGTGGACACGCTTGGGCGCATTGGCGGGCAATGCATCGAGCTGTATCCCGACAAACCCATCTACGACATCCCCGCGGTTCCATCGTGTACGGCACGCGAACTCGTCGACCGGCTGATGGAACAGTGCCGTCCGTTTGATCCGCCTATCCATCTGAACCAGCGCGTCGAAACAGTCGACCAACGCGACGATGGCCGATGGACCGTGACAACAGGTCAGGGCCTCGTCTTCGATACCGCCGCCATCATGCTCGCGGCCGGCAACGGCGCGTTCGTGCCGCAGCGTCTTGCTCTGCCGGAAGCCACACCGCTGGAAAATGAATTCGTGCATTACAGCGTGCGCTCGCTCGCGGACTTCGCCGATAAAACCGTCGTGGTCGCCGGCGGCGGCGACTCGGCGCTCGACTGGGCGCTGGCCTTGCGCAAGCTTGCGCGGCGCGTGGTGCTGGTGCATCGGCGCAATGGGTTTAGCGCGGTGGCATCGAGCGTCGATCAGATGCGGCGTGCGGTCGATGCCGGCGAGATGGAGTTCATGGTCGGCTCGATCGCCGGGCTGCAGATGCTCGATGACAAGCTCGCGTCCATCGAGATCCGACAGATCGGCGGCGCAGCGCAGATCGATGCCGATCATCTCGTGGTGCTGTACGGCCTCGTTGCAGATCTCGGACCGATCGCGAAGTGGGGTATCGAGATCGCGGGTGGCCGCGTCAATGTCGATACATCGAACTACGAGAGCTCGCGGCCGGGGATTTTTGCGGTAGGGGATATCGCGAACTATCCGAACAAGCAGAAGCTGATTCTCTCGGGGTTTCACGAAGCATCGCTCGCGTTGAGAAAGGCGTACACATACGCGTACCCCGACAAGAAGCGCACCCATGTGCATTCGAGCTACGACGCGGGACTGGCCGAGCGGATTACATCGAGTGCAGCGCATGATGACAACGCGGCATGGCCGCGCATCAGCTGA
- a CDS encoding TonB-dependent receptor has product MKNRTLFAHAALLLFAQIAVGHAYAAGLDATVSGSVIDSTGKPVANANVVLQNASGATAGTASTDTSGHFVVHNVTSGTYAVVAAAPGYASGSTIATTSSDGNTSVSISISKSDALDVQVNAKRLDRARNGLLPETGSSVYRFSQTDIDTLPAGQDTALNQVLLQAPGVASDSYGQLHVRGDHANLQYRINGVIIPEPISGFGQSLDTRIIDQLNLLTGALPAQYGDRTAGIVDIHTKSGDQGNGGSIDVFGGSHQTIRTSADVFGSKGPFSYYFSGSVGENNLGIENPTSSANAIHDHTRQGDAFGLMSYIINPLTRVSLMFGTTSNQFDIPNTAGLPTNFILNGNNSFDSSKLNETQSELNQFAVVALQGTNGGALDYQVALFTRYSRTQFNPDPVGDMLFNGVAASDFHSDSANGVQADTTYRLNAKHTLRAGISFQQEHAVFNNDLSVFPADQDGNPLSDQPFNIPDSSSKTGYLYSAYVQDEWKVTDKLTVNYGLRYDKMDEYVSASQLSPRVGLVYALTPSTIVHAGYSRYFTPPAFELVSGEDIARFAGTTAQTSTQNDPVQPERSHYFDLGVTQRLTSAITVGVDAYYKKSKNLLDEGQFGTALIFTPFNYQYGRVYGVEFTSNYKQGNVSAYLNVAFSRAQGKDIDSAQFNFGPDELAFISSHYVFLDHDQRVTASFGGAYQLGTTTFTFDGIVGSGLRSGFANTDRLPVYTQINLGVIHHFDFKEPLIGKFDGRLLLINAFNRVYELRDGSGIGVGAPQYGPHLALYAGVTKNF; this is encoded by the coding sequence ATGAAAAATCGCACGCTCTTTGCCCATGCGGCGTTATTGCTGTTTGCCCAGATAGCAGTGGGGCACGCTTATGCAGCCGGTCTGGACGCCACCGTATCCGGCTCTGTGATTGACAGCACGGGCAAACCTGTTGCGAATGCAAATGTCGTATTGCAGAACGCAAGCGGCGCGACCGCCGGGACAGCCAGCACAGACACGAGCGGACATTTTGTCGTGCACAACGTGACTTCGGGTACCTATGCAGTCGTCGCGGCCGCGCCGGGATATGCGAGCGGAAGCACCATCGCCACCACAAGCAGTGACGGAAATACTTCGGTATCCATATCGATTTCAAAGAGCGACGCACTCGATGTACAAGTCAACGCCAAGCGGCTCGACCGCGCACGAAACGGGCTGCTGCCGGAGACAGGAAGCAGCGTTTATCGTTTCAGCCAGACAGACATCGACACCCTCCCCGCTGGCCAGGACACCGCGCTCAATCAGGTGCTGTTGCAGGCGCCGGGCGTCGCCAGCGATTCGTACGGACAGTTGCACGTGCGGGGAGACCACGCGAACCTGCAATACCGTATCAACGGCGTGATCATTCCGGAACCAATCAGCGGTTTCGGGCAATCGCTCGATACGCGCATCATCGATCAGTTGAATCTGCTGACCGGCGCCTTGCCCGCGCAATATGGCGACCGGACGGCCGGCATTGTCGATATCCATACGAAATCCGGGGACCAGGGCAACGGTGGTTCCATCGATGTCTTTGGTGGCAGCCATCAGACCATCAGGACCAGCGCCGATGTATTCGGCAGCAAGGGGCCGTTCAGCTATTACTTCAGCGGCTCCGTGGGCGAGAACAACCTGGGGATAGAAAATCCGACGTCGAGCGCGAACGCCATTCACGACCATACGCGTCAGGGCGATGCCTTCGGCCTCATGTCGTACATCATCAACCCGCTCACGCGCGTAAGCCTGATGTTCGGCACGACGAGCAATCAGTTCGACATTCCGAACACGGCGGGTTTGCCCACCAATTTCATCTTGAACGGCAACAACTCGTTCGACTCGAGCAAGCTCAACGAAACCCAGTCCGAACTCAACCAGTTCGCGGTGGTCGCGCTGCAGGGCACCAACGGCGGCGCGCTGGACTATCAGGTCGCGCTCTTCACCCGCTATTCCCGAACGCAGTTCAATCCCGACCCTGTAGGCGATATGCTCTTCAACGGCGTGGCCGCAAGCGATTTTCACAGCGACAGCGCGAACGGCGTGCAAGCCGACACCACCTACCGGCTCAACGCAAAACATACGTTGCGCGCGGGTATATCGTTTCAACAGGAACACGCGGTGTTCAACAATGACCTGAGCGTTTTCCCCGCCGATCAGGACGGCAACCCGCTCTCCGATCAACCGTTCAACATACCGGATTCAAGCAGCAAGACGGGGTATCTGTACAGCGCCTACGTCCAGGACGAATGGAAAGTCACCGATAAACTCACGGTCAACTACGGCCTGCGATACGACAAGATGGATGAGTACGTGAGCGCAAGCCAGCTCAGTCCGCGCGTTGGGCTTGTCTATGCGTTGACGCCATCGACGATCGTACATGCCGGTTATTCGCGATACTTCACGCCGCCCGCATTTGAACTTGTCTCTGGCGAAGACATCGCGCGATTCGCCGGAACGACTGCGCAGACATCGACGCAAAATGACCCCGTGCAGCCGGAACGCAGCCATTATTTCGACCTCGGCGTCACGCAACGGCTGACGTCTGCGATCACCGTCGGTGTGGATGCGTACTACAAGAAATCGAAGAACCTGCTCGATGAAGGGCAGTTCGGAACCGCCCTGATCTTCACGCCATTCAACTATCAATACGGCCGCGTGTACGGTGTCGAGTTCACCAGCAACTACAAACAGGGCAACGTCTCCGCGTACTTGAACGTCGCGTTCAGCCGCGCTCAGGGAAAGGACATCGACTCGGCGCAGTTCAACTTCGGCCCGGACGAGCTCGCGTTCATCAGCAGCCACTATGTGTTCCTCGATCACGACCAGCGTGTGACAGCATCGTTTGGGGGCGCCTATCAGTTGGGCACCACCACCTTCACGTTCGATGGCATTGTCGGCAGCGGGCTGCGCAGCGGCTTTGCGAACACAGATCGCCTGCCGGTGTACACGCAGATCAACCTCGGCGTGATTCATCACTTCGACTTCAAGGAGCCGCTGATCGGCAAGTTCGACGGGCGGCTGCTGCTCATCAATGCGTTCAATCGCGTGTACGAGTTGCGCGATGGATCCGGCATTGGCGTAGGTGCGCCACAGTACGGTCCGCACCTCGCGCTGTACGCAGGCGTGACGAAAAATTTCTGA
- a CDS encoding ExbD/TolR family protein, with protein sequence MKLRRSRASKRGRIEIIPMIDVMFFLLANFMLASLAMQHLDAVKINLPSGQAGSMAENQPLTMSIDQKNGIFIDHQPVRLDQVEASVKRRLKTDRNVVIAADDAAAQGVVVHAMLAARRGGAEHFLIAVDRE encoded by the coding sequence ATGAAACTTCGGCGATCACGAGCATCGAAGCGCGGCCGCATCGAAATCATTCCGATGATCGACGTGATGTTTTTCCTGCTCGCCAACTTCATGCTCGCTTCCCTGGCAATGCAACACCTCGATGCAGTGAAGATCAATTTGCCATCGGGACAGGCCGGGAGCATGGCCGAAAACCAACCGCTGACAATGAGCATCGATCAGAAGAACGGGATCTTTATAGATCATCAACCGGTTCGACTGGATCAGGTCGAGGCCAGCGTAAAGCGACGCCTTAAAACTGATCGGAACGTGGTGATTGCCGCAGATGACGCCGCAGCCCAAGGCGTCGTCGTGCACGCGATGCTCGCCGCACGTCGCGGCGGCGCCGAGCATTTCCTGATCGCTGTAGATCGTGAATAG